CGGCGTCTGAGGCGACGAGGGATAGCGAGAAAAGCGCCGTCGAAGCGTCCCGTCTTGGCGATGCTCCGTGCTGCCCTGAGATCCCTCTTCCTCCTTCATTCATCCATCGAGTACTTCACCGCCAGCGTTATCGGCGCAGGGTAGTAGGGCAGAGGGGCCGCGCGCCTGACCGTCGCGACCGCCGCCTCGTCGAGCATCGCCTCGCCTGAGGAGCCGGCGAGCCTGGCCCATACCACGCCCCCGTCCTCGCCTATCTGGAAGGTGACCCTCGGCTCGCCCGATATCCCGCGGCGGCGCGCGGCCGCCGGGTAGTATTTCGCAGAGTCGATCCTCCGCCATATCTTCGCGAGCAGCGCGTCGCCGCCCTTTCCCCTGCCGCCCTCCGCCCCGGCAACGCCGACCGCCTCTCCGCCGCCCGCGCCATCGGATGCCGCGTGCGCGCCGCCCTTGCTCCGGTCCTCTGGCCCCGCCGGTGACGCGGGATCGGCCATCGCGTCTCGAGGGGAGGGGCGCGCATTCGGGGATGCTGCGCCCTGCGCCCGAGCCCTCGATCCCTCGGGGGCCTCGATCCAGACGCTCACCGCATCGCCGGGCCCTGCCGACGGCGCGGCTGCGAAGAACCCCCAGGCCGCTGCGAGCGCGGCAAGGAGCGCCACGTGGGCGATCAGCGATATGACAGTTGCGGTCGAGAGCCTCATGCGATCCTGTCCCTTTGACAGGGCTTCTTATGCGACAGGGGCCGATCGCGCAAGCCCCATCGCCCGCCTTCGGCCTTGACTGGGCCGCGGCCTCTGGTAGCTTCGTCCTGCCGGAGGTGGCCATGGAAAACGACGAGAGGGCGCTTCACACAAGGAGCGCGGCGGGCGCGCGCATCGACGCGGTCTGCTGGGGGCTCTTCTTCATCTGGATCGGCGCCATCCTTCTCTTCAAGACGATCCCCCGCGGGATGGGCGCGCTGGGGGTCGGGGCGATAATACTGGGCGGCGCCGTGGTGAGGCTTGTCGCTGGGGTCACGGTCTCGATGTTCTGGCTCATCATCGGCACGGTCTTCGTGTTGGCCGGGGTGGGTGAGATATACGCGATAAACCTCCCTCTTCTGCCCGCCGCCCTCATAATATGCGGAGTGCTCCTGCTGTTCCACAAGAGGTCCGCGAGGCGGGGCAAGTGAAGAAAGGACCAAAAATGGCGCTGAGGCTGGCGATAGGCGCGATCGCAGGCGCGGCCTTCGGTTACATCGTTATGTACAGGCTGATCGGCTGTTCGACCGGCGTCTGCCCGATAACGAAGAA
Above is a genomic segment from Pseudomonadota bacterium containing:
- a CDS encoding YtxH domain-containing protein, whose protein sequence is MALRLAIGAIAGAAFGYIVMYRLIGCSTGVCPITKNPFMSTIYGAIIGGLIASGI
- a CDS encoding TonB family protein gives rise to the protein MRLSTATVISLIAHVALLAALAAAWGFFAAAPSAGPGDAVSVWIEAPEGSRARAQGAASPNARPSPRDAMADPASPAGPEDRSKGGAHAASDGAGGGEAVGVAGAEGGRGKGGDALLAKIWRRIDSAKYYPAAARRRGISGEPRVTFQIGEDGGVVWARLAGSSGEAMLDEAAVATVRRAAPLPYYPAPITLAVKYSMDE